The following is a genomic window from Desulfofarcimen acetoxidans DSM 771.
TTGCGGTATTTCCGGTAGTTGGTACCAGCCCTTGTGACTCATAAACTGGAATATTTCGTATGCCATTTCCATGCAAGATCTGGCTGAACCGGCAAGAAGATTTCTCAAATGTGGCTCAGAACATTCTAAAGCAGCATTAGTTGAGCGTGTGGCACCACATTTGTGGAACAATAGTGCACCGGCAGCTATTGTTTTGTCATTTAGATGCTTTGTTCCGGTATTAGTACTTGGGTATGAATGTGTGTTTTGCCCGGCCCCCATATGCTCCATATTCAGCCGAGATGCTGCTGATACGTCTAACCCGTGACCCTGCATTACACTGAGCTTGCGATGATAATCTTCAATCATGTGGCGCTGTTGTCTCTCCAGAATATTTCTTAATTCATGGTCCTGACATTGGCTGGTATACATGCTGTAATGTTCAATAGTACAGGCTTCGTCATTTAATACTTCATGCATTTCCATGGCTTCGTGAATACCCTTTTTCATATTTCTGCCCCTCCCGATTTATTTTTCATACTAGGAATATTGTGTTCTTATTTTAGAAATTTATACAAAATATTGGTTTAAATATTTCCATTATAAATAATTTGAAATAAATACCATCATGGATATGCAACACCTCTGCAGAATATGTAATATAAAACAGCATAGATAAAAAAAAGGAGGTTTTAATAATGAATAACCATGTTAGATAAGTGCTAAGTACTAATTTATTGACGAATACTAAGAACATTTATTTTTAAAAGTATCACATATATCTCGTTAACCAGTTATTTATGTTATAAAAATTAACATTTATCCAGGTATTTTTCAGTTCTTATTGAGTAAAATATATATAAACTTTTTTTGGAGGTTAAATTTATGAAAGCAACGGGAGTTGTCAGACGGATTGACGATTTGGGCCGAGTTGTGATACCCAAAGAAATCAGACGAACTTTGAGAATAAATAATGCGGATCCCCTGGAAGTATTTGTAGACGGTAAAGGTAAAGTAATATTAAAAAAATATGAACCTATACAAGATTTGAGTAAATATGCAAAAGAATATGCTGCCTCTTTATTTGAATCATTGGGACGCAAAACATTTATTTGTGATGAGGAGAATATTATTGCAGCTGCAGGCATACCGGCTAAGCAGAGTATGAATAAAGACATTTCCGACGATATTAAAAGTTTAATTAAGAGAGATGAACCTACCTTAGAAAGAGATAAAATTGTTATTGAAGGCGGTGAAAGATTTCCATATATTTTAGTAACCCCGGTTAAATTAAATGAGCACTCGGTTGGAGCGATAATAATGATTGCTGATGAGGAAATGGGTGGCCTGGAAATAAATCTAACCAAAACTGCTGCTAACTTTTTAGCAAAGCAGCTGCATTAGTGAATCAAGTATTGGAGTTTAACGCCTTTGGC
Proteins encoded in this region:
- a CDS encoding spore coat protein yields the protein MKKGIHEAMEMHEVLNDEACTIEHYSMYTSQCQDHELRNILERQQRHMIEDYHRKLSVMQGHGLDVSAASRLNMEHMGAGQNTHSYPSTNTGTKHLNDKTIAAGALLFHKCGATRSTNAALECSEPHLRNLLAGSARSCMEMAYEIFQFMSHKGWYQLPEIPQRFINHMPSQQQYAQHQYTQQQ
- a CDS encoding stage V sporulation T C-terminal domain-containing protein; this translates as MKATGVVRRIDDLGRVVIPKEIRRTLRINNADPLEVFVDGKGKVILKKYEPIQDLSKYAKEYAASLFESLGRKTFICDEENIIAAAGIPAKQSMNKDISDDIKSLIKRDEPTLERDKIVIEGGERFPYILVTPVKLNEHSVGAIIMIADEEMGGLEINLTKTAANFLAKQLH